In Oreochromis aureus strain Israel breed Guangdong linkage group 15, ZZ_aureus, whole genome shotgun sequence, a single genomic region encodes these proteins:
- the ncl gene encoding nucleolin, whose amino-acid sequence MVKLAKAANKQAAQKKKAPPPPKEVEEESSEEDSSDEEEEAPPPKAVKKATPAKGTKGVGNGTPAKKAESEDDDSDESSEEEAPPPKKTPAKATPAKKAPAKAAAAKAEESDDDDDDEEDDESEEEAPPPKKAAKPAAKPAAKPPVKAQPAKESSDDDDDNDDDDESEEEAPPPKKATPAKPAAKAAKAQPAKEESSEEDDDEDDDDSEEEMDTTPAPAATKAKKAGMVKAKEESEDDEEDDEDDEEDDDEEEEEEKPTAAKRKAESKKDTPPAKKAKSEGQAFSLFVGNLNSSKDFDEIKASLRKFFSKNGLEITDVRLGGNKKFGYVDFASEEDLQKGLELNGKKVMGQEVKLEKARSKEGSQDSKKEKDARTLFVKNLPFSATADDLKEIFKDAVEIRVPPGQNTSNKGIAYVEFKTEADAERTMEETQGSEVQGRSIIIDYTGEKSHMGARASASEAASKTLVVNNLSFNATEEVLQSTFEKAVSIRIPQRDGRPKGFAFLEFESTDDAKDALENFNNTEIEGRSIRLEYSQSRDWNRGNSGPTKTLFVKGLSEDTTEETLKDAFEGAVAARIVTDRDTGSSKGFGFVDFSNEDDCKAAKEAMEDGEIDGSKVTLDYAKPKGEGGFRGGRGGGGFGGRGGGGRGGRGGFGGFGGRGGGGRGRGGPRGGGRGGGRGGFGGGRGGGGFGGKPQGRKIKFDD is encoded by the exons ATGGTGAAGTTAGCAAAG GCAGCAAATAAGCAAGCAGCTCAGAAGAAAAAGGCCCCTCCACCCCCCAAAGAAGTGGAGGAGGAATCCAGCGAAGAGGACAGCAGTGATGAGGAAGAAGAG GCTCCACCACCTAAAGCGGTGAAGAAAGCCACACCAGCCAAAGGCACCAAAGGTGTTGGAAATGGCACTCCTGCCAAAAAAGCAGAAAGTGAAGATGATGATTCTG ATGAATCATCAGAGGAGGAGGCCCCCCCACCAAAGAAGACACCTGCAAAGGCAACTCCAGCCAAAAAAGCACCAGCTAAGGCAGCTGCTGCAAAAGCAGAGGAGtcagatgatgacgatgatgatgaggaggatg ATGAGTCTGAAGAAGAGGCCCCACCACCCAAGAAGGCAGCCAAGCCAGCTGCTAAGCCTGCAGCAAAGCCCCCAGTGAAGGCTCAGCCTGCAAAGGAGTCCTCTGATGATGACGACGACAACGATGATGATGACGAGTCAGAAGAGGAAGCCCCTCCCCCCAAGAAGGCTACTCCAGCAAAGCCAGCTGCCAAGGCTGCAAAGGCTCAGCCTGCTAAAGAAGAGTCAtctgaagaagatgatgatgaagacGATGATG ActctgaagaggaaatggacaCTACTCCTGCTCCAGCAGCCACCAAGGCAAAGAAAGCAGGCATGGTTAAAGCCAAGGAAGAGTCTGAAGACGATGAGGAGGATGACGAAGACGATGAGGAGGACGacgatgaggaggaggaagaagaaa AACCCACAGCCGCAAAGAGGAAGGCTGAGAGCAAAAAGGACACTCCACCTGCCAAGAAAGCAAAGTCAGAAGGACAGG CGTTTTCTCTGTTTGTTGGAAACTTGAACTCAAGCAAAGATTTTGATGAGATCAAAGCTTCGCTGAGGAAATTCTTCTCCAAAAACGGCCTTGAGATCACAGACGTGCGGTTAGGAGGAAACAA GAAATTTGGCTATGTGGACTTTGCATCTGAGGAGGACCTGCAGAAGGGCCTGGAGCTCAACGGCAAAAAGGTCATGGGCCAGGAAGTGAAACTGGAAAAGGCCCGCAGCAAAGAAGGCTCGCAAGACAGCAAAAAAG AGAAGGACGCACGGACACTGTTTGTAAAGAACCTTCCCTTCTCCGCAACGGCAGATGACCTGAAAGAGATCTTTAAAGATGCAGTAGAAATCCGGGTGCCTCCTGGCCAGAATACTTCAAACAAAGG tatTGCTTACGTAGAGTTCAAAACTGAGGCTGATGCAGAGAGGACGATGGAGGAGACCCAGGGGTCTGAAGTACAGGGGAGGTCCATCATCATTGACTATACTGGAGAGAAGAGCCACATGGGAGCCAGAGCATCAG caTCTGAAGCAGCCAGCAAAACCCTGGTCGTGAACAATCTCTCCTTCAACGCAACAGAGGAAGTGCTGCAGTCCACATTTGAGAAAGCTGTTTCTATTAGGATTCCACAGAGAGATGGCAGACCCAAAGG TTTTGCTTTTCTGGAGTTTGAGAGCACAGATGATGCTAAAGATGCTCTAGAAAATTTCAACAACACAGAAATTGAAGGCCGATCAATCCGACTGGAGTACAGCCAGAGCAGAGATTGGAACAGGGGAAACTCAG GTCCAACTAAAACCCTGTTTGTCAAGGGTCTCTCTGAGGACACAACAGAAGAGACCCTCAAGGATGCCTTTGAGGGTGCTGTAGCAGCCAGGATAGTTACAGACAGAGATACAGGGTCATCAAAAGG TTTCGGCTTTGTGGACTTCAGCAATGAGGACGACTGCAAAGCGGCTAAGGAGGCAATGGAGGATGGAGAGATTGACGGCAGCAAGGTGACTCTGGACTACGCTAAGCCCAAGGGTGAAGGTGGCTTCCGTGGAGGCAGAGGTGGTGGTGGCTTCGGCGGTCGAGGTGGTGGTGGCAGAGGAGGCCGTGGTGGTTTTGGCGGTTTTGGTGGTCGTGGTGGCGGTggaagaggacgaggaggacCTCGTGGAGGTGGACGCGGAGGGGGACGCGGTGGTTTCGGAG GTGGAAGAGGTGGCGGTGGTTTTGGAGGCAAACCCCAGGGGAGGAAAATAAAGTTTGATGACTAA
- the b3gnt7 gene encoding UDP-GlcNAc:betaGal beta-1,3-N-acetylglucosaminyltransferase 7 encodes MLQDCFRWKGIFSFFSRSGNYIKQSYSTFKKKKTTKSPKTNQSSPAHHHKESDAQGKMMNSRDRWRVYKRVSVMFLLAVVALTVVQRGSISFELERHARLDATQEAGSGTDSYLQIKSFWKSGSYWSKPKAPTTTEKPRIPEDGRPTTWDVKSSNCSANVNFSNQGEWFRNLEDNFKQFLLYRHCRYFPMTLNHPEKCTGEVFLLMVIKSVATQYDRREVIRKTWGREQVVDGKRIKTLFLLGKSSNEAERANHQKLVEYEDQIYNDILQWDFLDSFFNLTLKETHFLKWFHTYCYNVQYVFKGDDDVFVSVENIFEYLENSSHRKNLFVGDVIFKAKPIRKKDNKYYIPQALYNKTHYPPYAGGGGFLMDGSLVSRLHWAADTLELYPIDDVFLGMCLEVLQVTPVKHDAFKTFGLVKNKNSKLNREPCFFKNMIVVHKLLPSDLQHMWNLVNSDLVCSQKFELL; translated from the exons ATGCTTCAAGACTGTTTTCGATGGAAAggaatatttagctttttttcaAGAAGCGGAAATTACATAAAGCAAAGTTATTCtacctttaaaaagaaaaaaacaacaaaaagcccCAAAACTAATCAATCATCGCCGGCACATCATCACAAAGAATCTGACGCACAAGGAAAAAT GATGAATAGCAGAGATCGCTGGAGAGTGTACAAGAGGGTGAGTGTCATGTTTCTCCTAGCGGTGGTTGCGTTAACCGTTGTCCAGAGAGGGAGCATCAGCTTCGAGCTGGAGAGGCACGCTCGTTTGGATGCTACTCAGGAAGCAGGATCTGGAACTGACTCATACCTACAGATAAAAAGTTTCTGGAAGTCTGGCAGCTACTGGTCAAAGCCAAAAGCTCCAACCACCACAGAGAAGCCCAGAATCCCTGAGGACGGCAGGCCCACAACTTGGGATGTAAAGAGTTCCAACTGTAGCGCCAATGTCAACTTTTCTAACCAGGGGGAGTGGTTCAGGAACCTCGAGGACAATTTCAAGCAGTTTTTGCTTTATCGGCATTGCCGATATTTCCCCATGACCCTCAACCACCCTGAGAAGTGCACAGGGGAGGTGTTTCTGCTGATGGTGATTAAATCAGTGGCCACTCAGTATGACCGCAGGGAGGTCATCCGAAAAACATGGGGCAGAGAGCAGGTGGTGGACGGCAAAAGGATAAAGACCCTTTTTCTTCTTGGTAAGTCCTCCAATGAGGCAGAAAGGGCAAACCATCAGAAACTTGTGGAGTATGAAGACCAGATTTACAATGATATTCTTCAGTGGGACTTCTTAGATAGCTTCTTCAACCTGACTCTCAAGGAGACCCATTTCCTCAAGTGGTTCCATACATACTGCTACAACGTGCAATATGTCTTCAAGGGGGATGATGACGTCTTTGTCAGCgtggaaaatatttttgaatacctGGAAAACAGCAGCCACAGAAAGAACCTGTTTGTTGGGGATGTGATTTTCAAAGCTAAGCCTATTCGTAAAAAGGACAACAAATATTACATCCCCCAGGCTTTGTATAACAAGACGCACTACCCTCCATACGCAGGTGGAGGCGGTTTTCTAATGGATGGAAGCCTCGTGAGTAGGCTTCACTGGGCTGCAGACACGCTGGAGCTTTACCCCATCGACGATGTCTTCTTGGGCATGTGCCTGGAGGTGCTTCAGGTCACGCCTGTCAAACACGACGCCTTTAAGACATTTGGcttggtaaaaaataaaaacagcaagtTGAACCGAGAACCTTGTTTCTTTAAGAACATGATTGTGGTGCACAAGCTGCTCCCGTCGGACCTCCAGCACATGTGGAATCTGGTCAACAGCGACCTAGTCTGTTCACAAAAGTTCGAGCTCCTATAG